A single region of the Wenzhouxiangella sp. XN24 genome encodes:
- a CDS encoding amphi-Trp domain-containing protein, whose product MTTKPERDVEKGYPKADFVAKLRRLADAIENGDRFEIQIDGERIYVPVRAEFTIEHERSGDEEEIEFQIKWVSQ is encoded by the coding sequence ATGACGACGAAACCGGAACGAGACGTGGAAAAAGGCTACCCGAAAGCCGATTTCGTAGCCAAATTGCGTCGCCTGGCGGATGCAATAGAGAACGGTGACCGTTTCGAGATCCAGATCGACGGCGAACGCATCTATGTGCCGGTGCGCGCCGAGTTCACCATCGAACACGAACGCTCGGGCGACGAAGAGGAGATCGAGTTCCAGATCAAGTGGGTCAGCCAGTAG
- the motB gene encoding flagellar motor protein MotB, translating into MDDTPQMDRIPDEPAPVIIIKRIKKVRGHAHHGGAWKIAYADFVTAMMAFFLMMWLLAMTDDAKRRGISDYFENPLRVQASGGQSVGDQASLLQAGGEDFRFEEGEAVRGTPGESTAEALERAREIEELERLKAEIEAAMEMIPSLLKFKGQLLLDLTSDGLRLQIVDKENRPMFASGSAELKPEAQLLLTEVSNLLADSGKRISISGHTDATPFAGGYAGYSNWELSNDRANAARRALVRGGLDPQKVMRVVGLASTVLLDREQPHSPVNRRISIVIMNQEAEEAIQRDGALDGEGSEPAERRDPTG; encoded by the coding sequence ATGGACGACACGCCCCAGATGGACCGGATACCGGACGAGCCGGCGCCGGTAATCATCATCAAGCGCATCAAGAAGGTGCGCGGGCACGCTCACCACGGCGGCGCCTGGAAGATCGCCTACGCGGATTTCGTCACCGCGATGATGGCGTTTTTTCTCATGATGTGGCTTCTGGCCATGACCGACGACGCGAAACGCCGCGGCATCTCGGACTACTTCGAGAATCCGTTGCGGGTGCAGGCCAGCGGCGGTCAAAGCGTGGGGGACCAGGCATCCCTGCTGCAGGCCGGGGGCGAAGATTTCCGCTTCGAGGAAGGGGAAGCCGTGCGGGGCACACCGGGCGAGTCCACCGCGGAGGCGCTGGAGCGCGCCAGGGAAATCGAGGAGCTGGAGCGGCTGAAGGCCGAGATCGAGGCCGCGATGGAGATGATTCCCTCGCTGCTGAAGTTCAAGGGCCAGCTGTTGCTCGATCTCACCAGCGACGGGCTGCGATTGCAGATCGTCGACAAGGAAAACCGCCCGATGTTCGCCAGCGGGAGTGCCGAACTTAAGCCGGAAGCGCAACTGCTGCTCACCGAGGTCTCCAACCTGCTGGCGGATTCAGGCAAGCGGATCAGCATTTCCGGGCATACCGACGCTACGCCGTTCGCGGGCGGGTACGCCGGCTACAGCAACTGGGAACTCTCCAATGATCGCGCCAATGCGGCGCGCAGGGCCCTGGTGCGCGGCGGGCTGGACCCTCAGAAGGTGATGCGCGTCGTCGGCCTCGCGTCGACCGTGCTTCTCGACCGGGAGCAACCTCACAGCCCCGTGAACCGGCGCATATCGATAGTGATCATGAACCAGGAAGCCGAGGAGGCCATCCAGCGCGACGGTGCGCTGGATGGCGAGGGGAGCGAACCTGCCGAGAGACGCGATCCTACTGGCTGA
- the motA gene encoding flagellar motor stator protein MotA, protein MLLIIGWVVVIIVVFGGFMVSGGHLAVLVHPVKLLMIVGAGVGAFVASCSPGALKSVIKLLPSAFKGPKYTKALYTELLCLLYELLNKMRRDGLMSLEDMVDKPEDSALFKKYPTLLAERHVIEFLCDYLRMMITGSMDPNELETLMDQELDTHHQETEVPLSLLNKLGDSMPAFGIVAAVMGVVLTMSSLHLPAEELGPMIGAALVGAFVGILFGYAIIAPIPAALEHKIRDEAKALEAIKVTLLATLHHAAPSVAVEHGRKVLFSADRPSFQELSESIRAAR, encoded by the coding sequence ATGCTGTTGATCATCGGTTGGGTGGTAGTGATCATCGTCGTGTTCGGCGGCTTCATGGTCTCCGGCGGCCACCTCGCGGTGCTGGTTCATCCCGTCAAGCTGCTGATGATCGTCGGCGCAGGCGTCGGCGCGTTCGTGGCGTCCTGCAGCCCCGGTGCGCTCAAGTCCGTGATCAAGCTGTTGCCGAGCGCCTTCAAGGGACCGAAATACACGAAGGCGCTGTACACCGAGTTGCTGTGCCTGTTGTACGAGCTGCTGAACAAGATGCGCCGGGACGGCCTGATGTCACTCGAGGACATGGTGGACAAGCCCGAGGACAGCGCGCTGTTCAAAAAATATCCGACGCTGCTGGCCGAGCGCCACGTCATCGAGTTCCTGTGCGACTACCTGCGCATGATGATCACCGGCTCGATGGATCCCAACGAACTCGAGACGCTGATGGACCAGGAACTGGACACCCATCACCAGGAGACCGAGGTGCCGCTGAGCTTGTTGAACAAGCTGGGCGATTCCATGCCCGCCTTCGGCATCGTGGCGGCTGTCATGGGCGTCGTGCTGACCATGAGTTCGTTGCACCTGCCGGCAGAAGAGCTGGGTCCGATGATCGGCGCGGCATTGGTCGGCGCCTTCGTCGGCATCCTGTTCGGCTATGCGATCATCGCGCCCATTCCCGCGGCCTTGGAACACAAGATCAGGGATGAGGCGAAGGCGCTCGAAGCGATCAAGGTGACGCTGCTGGCGACGCTCCATCACGCAGCGCCCTCGGTCGCGGTCGAACACGGACGCAAGGTCCTGTTCAGCGCGGATCGGCCGAGCTTCCAGGAGCTGTCGGAAAGCATCCGGGCGGCACGGTAG